The Candidatus Thorarchaeota archaeon genome window below encodes:
- a CDS encoding CoA-binding protein: MSEPARPTIAQMLDIKSVAIVGVSPNMGYYWAHSMLQWQHDLRVWLVSRNGGEVLGHRILVSVEEIPEPIDYAIIAVPNKYVPPVLEQCAKKGARGATVFSSGYSELGTEEGRARERELGAVSRKYGIRILGPNCMGLCYPRLGFAFMPTVKRLAGNVGFLSQSGGVAIAVYTAGVESGMGFSKLFSFGNQLDITPPEIMEYFREDPETHVIGAYIEGTKDGVWFLRSMTQLAAKKPAVVLKGGRSEEGSRAASSHTGALAGASDIWSAAFRQANVPVVTTLEDMVATLSVFSMCPPPRSRNVGMIAISGGTSVIYTDLCIEHGLRVPKTSEETIRQLRPLIKDVGTGLSNPIDLAADYYQDQTTREVIRIVGNEPGFDSIIVEADVHNIHQVATIMGANDIIDGFWKTLARESKRVMQEHHKPVLIAVPEIAYPAQRAEAWSIFVEAGVPVFRNIREAVGALTRVCDYYETKGRRHSQS, translated from the coding sequence ATGAGCGAACCAGCGCGTCCAACGATTGCTCAGATGCTTGACATCAAGTCTGTTGCCATCGTCGGGGTCTCTCCCAATATGGGCTACTACTGGGCGCACAGCATGCTGCAGTGGCAACACGACCTTCGCGTGTGGTTGGTGTCCAGGAACGGTGGCGAGGTGCTTGGTCACAGGATACTGGTAAGTGTCGAAGAGATCCCAGAGCCAATTGACTATGCGATAATTGCAGTACCCAACAAGTACGTGCCGCCTGTCCTAGAGCAGTGTGCAAAGAAGGGTGCACGGGGTGCAACGGTGTTCTCTAGCGGCTACTCGGAGCTCGGGACCGAAGAGGGAAGGGCACGCGAACGAGAGCTTGGTGCGGTGTCACGCAAATACGGGATACGCATTCTGGGTCCAAACTGCATGGGTCTCTGTTATCCCCGCCTCGGGTTTGCATTCATGCCCACCGTCAAGAGACTGGCAGGCAATGTGGGCTTCTTGTCGCAGTCTGGCGGGGTGGCTATCGCTGTATACACTGCTGGTGTGGAGTCGGGCATGGGTTTCAGCAAGCTGTTCTCATTCGGGAACCAGCTCGACATCACACCGCCGGAGATCATGGAGTACTTTCGCGAAGACCCTGAGACCCATGTGATTGGTGCTTACATAGAGGGCACAAAGGATGGTGTGTGGTTCCTCCGCTCGATGACCCAGCTTGCAGCGAAGAAACCGGCTGTGGTGCTCAAGGGAGGACGATCTGAAGAGGGCTCACGGGCTGCCTCATCCCACACCGGTGCTTTGGCTGGCGCATCAGACATCTGGAGTGCGGCGTTTCGACAGGCCAACGTACCGGTCGTTACAACGTTGGAGGACATGGTTGCCACACTCAGCGTGTTCTCCATGTGTCCACCACCACGGTCTAGGAACGTTGGCATGATTGCCATCAGCGGGGGAACGAGTGTCATATACACTGACCTCTGTATCGAGCATGGTCTCAGGGTACCGAAGACTTCTGAAGAGACCATCCGCCAGCTCAGACCACTCATCAAGGATGTGGGCACCGGGCTCAGCAACCCCATCGACCTTGCGGCTGACTACTATCAGGACCAGACCACCCGCGAAGTAATCCGAATTGTGGGCAATGAGCCAGGATTCGACTCAATCATCGTCGAGGCCGATGTGCACAATATACACCAGGTCGCCACCATAATGGGTGCCAACGACATCATAGATGGCTTCTGGAAGACACTGGCGAGAGAGTCCAAGCGCGTGATGCAAGAGCATCACAAGCCAGTGCTCATAGCAGTCCCGGAAATCGCCTACCCAGCACAGCGCGCGGAGGCGTGGAGCATATTCGTGGAGGCCGGAGTACCCGTCTTCAGGAACATCCGAGAGGCTGTGGGAGCCCTCACCAGAGTCTGTGATTACTATGAGACAAAGGGCCGTCGTCACTCACAGTCATAG
- a CDS encoding TIGR00725 family protein, with protein sequence MISVIGGSDSDEDALRAAEEIGREIARRGVVLVCGGLGGVMEAACRGAHEAGGLTVGIIPTESHEHANDHVDIVIPTGMGYARNFLVARTGHAVIAIGGMAGTLSEMAIAWFSDRPVVALGHTGGWAKRLAGERIDERREDVVYAATSASDAVDHVFEALGWK encoded by the coding sequence ATGATATCAGTGATAGGCGGCTCAGACTCTGATGAAGATGCTCTGCGAGCCGCGGAAGAGATTGGCAGAGAGATAGCCAGACGCGGGGTCGTTCTGGTGTGTGGTGGACTGGGAGGCGTGATGGAGGCTGCGTGTCGGGGGGCACATGAGGCAGGAGGCCTCACAGTAGGCATCATTCCAACTGAGAGTCATGAACATGCAAACGACCATGTAGACATCGTCATCCCCACCGGCATGGGATACGCAAGGAACTTCCTCGTTGCAAGAACAGGACACGCTGTGATTGCGATTGGGGGTATGGCGGGCACCCTGAGCGAGATGGCAATCGCATGGTTCTCTGACAGACCAGTGGTTGCGCTGGGCCATACAGGCGGCTGGGCCAAGAGACTGGCCGGAGAGAGGATAGATGAACGGAGAGAGGACGTCGTATACGCAGCCACAAGCGCTTCCGATGCAGTAGACCATGTGTTTGAAGCGCTGGGTTGGAAATGA